A genomic segment from Microbulbifer elongatus encodes:
- the murG gene encoding undecaprenyldiphospho-muramoylpentapeptide beta-N-acetylglucosaminyltransferase, translating into MSVDEAAKPFAGKKILMMAGGTGGHVFPALAVANALREQGAAIEWLGTRRGIESQLIPAANIPLHFITVEGIRGKGKAALLKAPLQISKAVWQARKVVKAVAPDAVLGFGGFATGPGGVAARLAGVPLIIHEQNAVAGTTNRLLARVANRVLEAFPSGLPNAEEVGNPVREEISRLPAPAERVGTKQPLRLLILGGSLGAVAINELVPQALAKIHEEERPQVVHQAGQRHLDVAKEAYERVGVAADVVPFIADMAAAYSQADLVICRSGALTVSEIAAAGLGAILVPFPFAIDDHQTKNGEWLQQAGAAQVIQQDDLEADQLASQLQSLFADPKTLLAMAEAARRVAKPDATARVLSVCREELGC; encoded by the coding sequence ATGAGCGTAGATGAAGCAGCCAAGCCTTTTGCCGGCAAAAAAATTCTGATGATGGCCGGCGGTACTGGCGGCCACGTGTTTCCGGCACTGGCAGTGGCCAATGCCTTGCGGGAACAGGGCGCTGCGATTGAGTGGCTGGGCACCAGGCGCGGAATCGAATCGCAATTGATTCCTGCGGCCAATATTCCGCTGCATTTCATTACCGTGGAAGGTATTCGCGGAAAGGGAAAAGCGGCCCTGCTGAAAGCGCCATTGCAGATCAGCAAGGCGGTATGGCAGGCCCGCAAGGTAGTAAAAGCGGTGGCGCCAGATGCCGTTCTGGGCTTTGGTGGTTTTGCCACTGGCCCCGGTGGCGTGGCCGCGCGGCTCGCCGGAGTGCCCCTGATTATTCATGAGCAGAATGCGGTAGCCGGTACTACCAACCGGCTGCTGGCAAGAGTGGCGAACCGTGTACTGGAAGCTTTCCCCAGCGGCCTGCCGAACGCGGAAGAAGTGGGCAACCCGGTCCGCGAGGAAATTTCCCGGTTGCCCGCACCGGCTGAACGGGTGGGAACAAAACAGCCACTGCGCCTGTTGATCCTTGGTGGAAGCCTGGGTGCCGTGGCCATCAACGAGCTGGTGCCGCAGGCGCTGGCAAAAATACACGAGGAAGAACGACCGCAGGTCGTTCATCAGGCGGGCCAACGGCATCTGGATGTGGCAAAGGAGGCCTACGAGCGGGTCGGGGTGGCGGCGGACGTCGTTCCATTTATTGCCGATATGGCAGCGGCCTACAGTCAGGCGGATCTGGTGATCTGCCGGTCTGGCGCGCTGACCGTATCGGAAATCGCAGCGGCGGGGCTGGGCGCGATTCTGGTGCCCTTCCCGTTTGCGATTGACGATCACCAGACAAAAAATGGCGAGTGGTTGCAACAGGCGGGCGCCGCCCAGGTGATCCAGCAGGATGACCTGGAGGCAGATCAATTGGCGAGTCAGTTGCAAAGTCTGTTTGCTGATCCGAAAACATTACTGGCCATGGCCGAAGCCGCGCGTCGCGTGGCCAAGCCCGATGCGACTGCGCGGGTACTGTCGGTGTGCCGTGAAGAATTGGGGTGCTGA
- the murC gene encoding UDP-N-acetylmuramate--L-alanine ligase, with the protein MSETGERHYHVPAMRRIRRIHFIGIGGAGMSGIAEVLQNQGYEVSGSDLRESKVTDRLRSLGVTVQIGHTAENVRDVDVVVNSSAIYGDNPELTAARENRIPVVRRAEMLGELMRYRYGIAVAGTHGKTTTTSLIASIFAADGKDPTFVIGGLVNSAGANAALGESRYLVAEADESDASFLHLQPMVTVVTNIDADHMETYGGDFEKVKQIFIDFIHNLPFYGLAVMCGDDGNVQEIIPRLARPVATYGFEGTNDFHIRNVRQEPLRSFFDVLRPDGSVIDVCVNVPGIHNVLNATAAIAVASEEGVSDDAIREGLKGFQGVGRRFQIYGEYPVSDDKDADTVMLVDDYGHHPREVDATIKTVRDGWPERRLVMVYQPHRYTRTRDLFEDFVQVLSQVDKLVLLDVYSAGEAVIPGADGRTLARSIRNRGQVDPIFAETVDQVPPILADLLEPGDIVLTQGAGNVGGLAQQLSEWRLGDK; encoded by the coding sequence ATGAGTGAAACCGGTGAGCGTCATTACCACGTCCCCGCCATGCGCCGCATTCGCCGCATCCACTTCATCGGCATAGGCGGTGCGGGTATGAGCGGTATCGCGGAGGTACTGCAGAACCAGGGTTATGAAGTGTCCGGCTCGGACCTCCGCGAAAGCAAAGTAACCGACCGGCTGCGCAGCCTGGGCGTTACGGTACAGATCGGTCACACTGCGGAAAATGTCCGCGACGTGGATGTGGTGGTGAACTCCTCGGCCATTTACGGAGATAACCCCGAGTTGACTGCAGCGCGGGAAAACCGGATTCCCGTGGTGCGCCGTGCAGAAATGCTCGGTGAGCTGATGCGCTATCGCTACGGTATTGCGGTGGCGGGTACGCATGGGAAAACCACCACGACCAGCCTGATCGCCTCGATCTTTGCGGCGGATGGCAAAGACCCCACGTTTGTGATCGGAGGATTGGTAAACAGTGCCGGTGCGAATGCGGCACTGGGTGAAAGCCGCTACCTGGTAGCGGAAGCCGACGAGAGCGATGCATCGTTTCTGCACCTGCAGCCGATGGTTACAGTGGTGACCAATATCGATGCGGATCACATGGAAACCTACGGTGGAGATTTCGAAAAGGTAAAGCAGATCTTTATCGATTTTATCCACAACCTGCCGTTCTACGGTCTGGCGGTCATGTGTGGCGACGATGGCAACGTGCAGGAGATTATTCCCCGGCTGGCGCGCCCGGTTGCCACTTACGGGTTTGAGGGAACCAACGATTTCCACATTCGCAACGTGCGCCAGGAGCCCCTGCGCAGTTTCTTCGATGTCCTGCGTCCGGATGGCAGTGTGATCGACGTCTGTGTCAATGTGCCCGGGATTCACAATGTCCTGAACGCGACCGCAGCCATTGCGGTGGCCTCTGAAGAAGGGGTAAGTGACGATGCCATTCGTGAAGGGCTGAAAGGATTTCAGGGGGTCGGGCGACGCTTCCAGATTTATGGCGAGTATCCGGTCAGCGACGACAAAGATGCGGATACTGTGATGTTGGTGGACGATTACGGCCACCATCCGCGGGAAGTGGACGCCACCATCAAGACGGTCCGGGACGGCTGGCCAGAGCGACGCCTGGTGATGGTGTACCAGCCGCATCGTTACACGCGGACCCGCGATCTGTTTGAAGATTTTGTTCAGGTACTTTCCCAGGTCGACAAACTGGTTCTTCTGGATGTATACAGCGCGGGTGAAGCGGTAATCCCCGGCGCCGATGGGCGGACGCTGGCGCGCAGCATTCGCAACCGAGGACAAGTGGATCCGATTTTCGCGGAAACGGTGGATCAGGTACCGCCAATTCTCGCGGATCTGCTGGAGCCGGGGGACATCGTACTGACCCAGGGGGCCGGCAATGTCGGTGGCCTGGCCCAGCAGCTGTCGGAATGGCGGCTTGGTGACAAATAG
- a CDS encoding cell division protein FtsQ/DivIB yields MRGARALPDPDQASAPGVLRILGMVCMLLLVAGGLGYSAHWLWQKAPAVELSRMDALENVRVKAPFRAVSEKAIEDILLPHLRDGFFAMNIDEMREALLADPWIVNASVSRRWPNGVEVVVEEAEPLAIWGEDQLLIASGALLPRPENLNDLRLPELAGDADLVDRIMLQYQALAGLLTTKDMEVRRLSFDDLAGWQLELVSGIHLQLGHDELLERVDRFLSLTRGVLAPHLQKIAGVDARYNNAVAVRWKPTENKQN; encoded by the coding sequence GTGCGCGGAGCAAGGGCGCTGCCCGATCCCGATCAGGCATCCGCACCGGGCGTTCTGCGGATTCTGGGCATGGTGTGCATGCTGTTGCTGGTTGCCGGCGGTCTGGGCTATAGCGCGCACTGGCTTTGGCAAAAGGCGCCGGCGGTCGAATTGAGCCGTATGGACGCCCTGGAAAATGTTCGCGTGAAGGCCCCGTTTCGCGCCGTGAGTGAAAAGGCAATCGAGGACATCTTGTTGCCGCATCTGCGGGATGGTTTTTTTGCCATGAACATCGACGAGATGCGCGAGGCACTGTTGGCGGACCCATGGATTGTCAATGCATCCGTGAGCCGCCGCTGGCCCAACGGCGTGGAGGTGGTGGTCGAGGAGGCCGAGCCTCTGGCCATCTGGGGGGAGGACCAGCTTCTGATTGCCAGCGGTGCTTTGTTACCGCGACCGGAAAATTTGAACGATCTGCGGCTGCCGGAGTTGGCCGGGGACGCAGATCTGGTGGACCGCATCATGCTGCAATACCAGGCCCTGGCCGGGTTATTGACCACCAAGGATATGGAAGTGCGCCGCCTGTCATTCGATGATCTGGCGGGCTGGCAGCTGGAACTGGTGAGCGGTATTCACCTCCAACTTGGGCACGATGAACTGCTGGAGCGGGTTGACCGTTTTCTCAGTTTGACACGCGGCGTGCTGGCGCCGCATCTGCAGAAAATTGCGGGCGTCGATGCCCGCTATAACAACGCAGTTGCGGTGCGGTGGAAACCAACGGAAAACAAACAGAACTGA
- the ftsA gene encoding cell division protein FtsA gives MTQSSEPRMIVGLDIGTSKVVAIVGEVSGDGELNIVGIGSHRSTGMKRGVVVNIESTVQSIQRAVEEAELMAGCEIHSVYAGIAGSHIRSLNSHGIVAIKDREVTQQDLDRVIDAARAVAIPADQKILHTLPQEYLIDSQEGVKEPLGMSGVRLEAKVHLVSGAVNAAQNIEKCIRRCGLEVEDIILEQLASSYAVLTDDEKELGVCMVDIGGGTTDIAVFTGGSIRHTGVIPIAGDQVTNDIAMALRTPTPHAEDLKIKYACALAKLAREGETIKVPSVGDRAPRDLSRQALAEVVEPRYDELFTLVQAELRRSGFEDLCAAGIVLTGGSSKMEGAVELAEEIFHMPVRLAVPQGIAGLTDIVSNPIYSTGVGLLMYAIKAEENKGSQPRVKNDENQWWDKVKHWFRGNL, from the coding sequence ATGACACAATCCTCAGAACCACGCATGATCGTCGGGTTGGATATCGGTACATCCAAGGTGGTGGCGATCGTTGGTGAAGTTTCCGGAGACGGCGAATTGAATATCGTCGGTATCGGCTCTCACCGCTCTACCGGTATGAAGCGGGGCGTGGTGGTGAATATTGAATCCACGGTGCAGTCTATCCAGCGCGCTGTGGAAGAAGCCGAACTCATGGCGGGCTGTGAGATCCACTCGGTGTACGCGGGGATTGCTGGAAGTCATATTCGCAGTCTCAACAGCCACGGCATCGTGGCAATCAAGGACCGCGAAGTGACCCAACAGGATCTGGACCGTGTGATTGACGCGGCGCGGGCGGTGGCGATCCCGGCGGACCAAAAAATACTGCACACCCTGCCTCAGGAGTATCTGATCGATAGCCAGGAGGGGGTGAAAGAACCTCTGGGGATGTCCGGTGTGCGTCTCGAAGCCAAAGTGCACCTGGTGAGTGGCGCGGTGAATGCGGCACAGAATATCGAGAAGTGTATTCGCCGGTGTGGCCTGGAAGTCGAAGACATCATTCTGGAGCAGTTGGCATCCAGCTATGCAGTGTTGACCGATGACGAAAAAGAGCTGGGTGTGTGCATGGTGGATATCGGTGGTGGTACCACCGATATCGCGGTGTTTACCGGAGGCTCCATTCGCCATACCGGAGTAATTCCGATCGCCGGTGATCAGGTCACCAACGATATCGCCATGGCCCTGCGTACGCCGACCCCTCATGCGGAAGACCTGAAAATCAAATATGCCTGCGCCCTGGCAAAGCTGGCGCGTGAAGGGGAAACCATCAAGGTGCCGAGCGTGGGTGATCGGGCACCGCGGGACCTGTCGCGACAGGCGCTTGCGGAAGTCGTGGAGCCCCGATACGACGAACTGTTTACTCTGGTGCAGGCGGAGTTGCGCCGCAGCGGCTTCGAAGACCTGTGTGCAGCGGGTATCGTACTGACCGGCGGCTCTTCGAAAATGGAAGGCGCGGTCGAACTGGCCGAAGAAATTTTCCATATGCCCGTGCGCCTCGCAGTGCCGCAGGGCATTGCCGGGCTGACCGACATTGTCAGTAACCCCATCTATTCCACTGGGGTGGGTTTGCTGATGTACGCCATCAAGGCTGAAGAAAACAAGGGTAGTCAACCCCGAGTCAAAAATGACGAAAACCAGTGGTGGGACAAGGTGAAGCACTGGTTCAGAGGCAACCTCTAG
- the ftsZ gene encoding cell division protein FtsZ produces MFELVDSVQDKPVIKVIGVGGGGGNAVKHMIASEVDGVDFICANTDAQALKDVEAQTILQLGNTITRGLGAGANPDVGRQSALEDRERIAEVLTGADMVFITAGMGGGTGTGGAPIVAEIAKDLGILTVAVVTRPFMIEGRKRTTVAEEGILELRDKVDSLITIPNDRLLEVLGNKITMKAAYKEADNVLLGAVQGIADLMIRPGIMNVDFADVRTVMSEMGMAMMGSGSAVGENRAREAAEKAVRSPLLDNVNLQGARGILVNIITGSEESGCQELTLGEYSEVGQIVQEIASDDATVVIGTAVDDKLGDEMRVTVVAAGLGDAGAQVARPTKVVDNTRRAEPREATRPAAPAEAARETQEVRSSARADVKRERAMPSLNPDQDMEYLDIPAFLRRQAD; encoded by the coding sequence ATGTTCGAACTCGTAGATAGCGTACAGGATAAGCCTGTCATTAAAGTGATTGGTGTGGGCGGCGGCGGCGGCAACGCCGTGAAGCACATGATCGCCAGTGAAGTGGACGGCGTGGATTTTATCTGTGCCAACACGGATGCGCAGGCGCTGAAAGATGTGGAAGCGCAGACCATTCTGCAACTGGGAAACACCATTACCCGCGGCCTGGGTGCTGGCGCGAATCCGGACGTGGGGCGCCAGTCCGCTCTGGAAGACCGCGAGCGCATCGCCGAGGTGCTGACCGGCGCCGACATGGTATTTATTACTGCGGGTATGGGCGGCGGTACCGGCACCGGTGGTGCACCGATTGTGGCAGAGATCGCCAAGGATCTGGGTATTCTCACCGTTGCCGTGGTAACCCGCCCGTTTATGATCGAAGGCCGCAAGCGCACCACCGTGGCGGAAGAGGGGATTCTCGAGCTGCGCGATAAAGTGGACTCGCTGATCACTATTCCCAATGACCGCCTGCTGGAAGTGTTGGGCAACAAGATCACCATGAAGGCAGCCTACAAGGAGGCCGACAATGTACTGCTGGGCGCGGTACAGGGGATCGCCGATCTGATGATCCGTCCGGGCATCATGAACGTCGACTTTGCGGACGTGCGCACTGTGATGTCCGAAATGGGTATGGCGATGATGGGTTCCGGCTCCGCGGTGGGTGAAAACCGCGCCCGTGAAGCGGCAGAAAAGGCGGTGCGCAGTCCGCTGCTGGACAATGTCAACCTGCAGGGCGCTCGCGGTATTCTGGTGAATATCATTACCGGAAGCGAAGAGTCCGGCTGTCAGGAGCTGACACTGGGCGAGTACTCCGAAGTGGGTCAGATTGTTCAGGAGATTGCCTCTGACGACGCCACCGTGGTGATCGGTACCGCCGTGGACGACAAGCTGGGTGACGAGATGCGTGTTACCGTTGTTGCCGCCGGTCTCGGTGATGCGGGTGCCCAGGTCGCTCGCCCGACCAAGGTAGTGGACAACACCCGCCGTGCGGAACCTCGAGAGGCGACGCGCCCGGCGGCGCCGGCGGAAGCTGCCCGTGAGACGCAGGAAGTACGTTCCAGCGCCCGCGCCGACGTGAAGCGCGAGCGCGCCATGCCGTCTCTTAACCCGGATCAGGATATGGAATACCTGGATATCCCCGCGTTCCTGCGCCGCCAGGCGGACTGA